One stretch of Lucilia cuprina isolate Lc7/37 chromosome 6, ASM2204524v1, whole genome shotgun sequence DNA includes these proteins:
- the LOC111684305 gene encoding rhoGEF domain-containing protein gxcJ: MVENRKLFYAISLMLLTCCQIITMLPHNVASSESSSVATTTTTITTSNSNSNNSENNKAEMQQHDNNNKSNKNINNDDSDSLIIAAERKQKQKTIVSSENVWETQENDSRPTDNIDDLIFLDKRPINQHHQHEKQLQHQQKQQYHHHHHHHHESQDHLQQPTNEQNLFEFHHITMESGSSSSNSNTNSNSNEDTDSLTDTTYSTMIVVDDDDDDVADDGIPHEIELQPDINEEVTPLTVTPLDLSDFLSLIPATKVKTIVNHYYHNDPEVQRAHAFMSSRDFLMLKHHIIAVPEMSAFLRYLNNSGLDLVKFVTALTNLTSYDAANTIRTQNSTADLNAAMAVSVEEQTTTFMAETNDIEYAQKQNNKITPTISNIEIQITTNPPTTTTTTLTETTTIEDIETTTVKEQLNGLHGLVDSVLDVLPQDQILATFFDKLEANEQFSKLVDSIGSPEFAKILNNMQNSMPLRNLIFTLHNNGIYVIRIVDSLKSYFFLGGF, from the exons atggtggaaaatcgaaaattgttttatgcAATTAGTTTGATGTTATTGACTTGCTGTCAAATTATTACAATGTTGCCACATAATGTTGCAAGTAGTGAGAGTAGTAGTGtagcaacaacgacaacaacaataacaactagtAATAGCAATAGCAATAACAGTGAAAACAATAAAGCTGAAATGCAGCAGCatgataataacaacaagagcaacaaaaacatcaacaatgACGATAGTGATTCCTTAATAATAGCGgcagaaagaaaacaaaaacaaaaaacaattgtttcgAGTGAGAATGTATGGGAGACCCAGGAGAATGATTCCAGACCAACAGACAATATTGATGATTTGATTTTTCTCGACAAACGACCAATTAACCAACATCATCAGCACGAAAAACAGCTGCAACACCAGCAGAAGCAGcaatatcatcatcatcaccaccatCACCACGAGTCGCAAGACCACCTACAGCAACCAACAAATGAACAAAACCTTTTTGAATTTCATCACATAACCATGGAAAGTGGCAGCAGTAGCAGCAACAGTAATACCAACAGCAATAGCAATGAAGATACAGATTCATTAACAGATACAACATACTCAACAATGATTGTtgtcgatgatgatgatgacgacgttGCAGATGATGGCATACCGCACGAAATTGAATTACAACCCGATATCAATGAAGAGGTCACTCCCCTCACAGTAACACCCTTggatttaagtgattttctatcATTAATACCCGCTACTAAAGTTAAAACAATTGTTAACCATTATTACCACAACGATCCGGAAGTTCAACGTGCCCATGCCTTTATGTCTAGTCGTGATTTTTTAATGCTCAAACATCATATAATTGCCGTACCGGAAATGTCAGCATTTTTACGTTATTTAAATAATAGCGGCTTAGATTTAGTCAAATTTGTCACAGCTTTAACAAATTTAACCTCATACGATGCCGCGAACACTATCCGAACACAAAATTCAACAGCAGATCTGAATGCAGCAATGGCGGTGTCAGTTGAGGAACAAACAACGACATTTATGGCGGAAACAAATG ACATAGAAtatgcacaaaaacaaaacaataaaataacaccGACAATATCAAATATTGAAATCCAAATTACAACAAACccgccaacaacaacaacaacaacattaacagaaacaacaacaatagaagATATAGAAACAACAACAGTTAAAGAACAACTAAATGGTTTACATGGATTAGTTGATAGTGTTTTGGACGTATTGCCACAGGATCAAATACTCGCAACGTTCTTTGATAAACTCGAAGCCAatgaacaattttcaaaactagTCGATAGTATTGGCAGTCCAGAATTTGCTAAAATACTAAACAACATGCAG aATTCAATGCCTTTAAGAAATCTAATATTTACACTGCATAATAATGGTATCTATGTTATACGAATTGTTGACTCGTTAAAATCGTATTTTTTCCTTGGAGGATTTTAA
- the LOC111684301 gene encoding protein mono-ADP-ribosyltransferase Parp16 — protein MLKTTAAKLSPKRKQYNNDKPKQETTRIQEEPITQISATAIQLPEPIALNEHSLDCYEPASQQQLQECAEYLNKAQTLQYALETDLVACDAKWTLFVAAALSYRYDSVLKPFPPQFAAEQTGCKIDILMSVINDTPKLRVILQNLMEQNYTEVNREVIDLLYWVLIEMREPALRLVEGEELYSLLTSIDEKAYKFKPTHVFEVQALTGFHSEMAFRNRTLNLPLKLAFMGNKFDNYFNILQNGFTQYPENNKNYLELTTDLKKSLQHSPNCAAWGASQCGSIIACTAICEFALDAEKDSIISDKQSKSSVNIQLRNLENIRVRYLIFYGKRFPRRHLPKRRFLSWIFHHKYSLSLISYMLFLLSIGFANSDSGESFKLYVCQKIDSILDFCRRAIARDPIQSA, from the coding sequence ATGCTGAAAACTACTGCAGCAAAATTGAGTCCAAAACGCAAGCAATACAACAATGACAAACCGAAGCAAGAAACAACCCGAATACAAGAAGAACCAATTACTCAAATATCAGCAACTGCAATTCAACTTCCAGAACCAATAGCTTTAAATGAGCATTCCCTGGATTGCTATGAGCCTGCCTCTCAACAGCAGTTGCAAGAATGTGCTGAATACCTTAATAAAGCGCAAACATTGCAGTATGCATTAGAAACCGATCTCGTGGCGTGTGATGCTAAGTGGACCTTATTTGTAGCGGCTGCTTTAAGTTATCGTTATGATTCCGTATTGAAACCATTTCCACCACAATTTGCTGCCGAACAAACAGGTTGCAAGATAGATATTTTAATGTCAGTCATCAATGACACACCAAAATTAAGAGTGATTTTACAAAACCTAATGGAACAAAATTATACTGAAGTTAATCGAGAGGTAATAGATTTATTGTATTGGGTTCTTATAGAAATGCGTGAACCTGCACTGCGTTTAGTAGAGGGAGAGGAACTGTATTCATTACTAACATCTATAGATGAGAAAGCGTATAAATTTAAACCAACTCATGTTTTTGAAGTTCAAGCATTAACAGGCTTTCATTCTGAGATGGCATTTCGTAATAGGACCTTAAATTTACCCTTAAAACTGGCTTTTATGGGCAATAAATTcgataattattttaacatattacAAAATGGTTTTACCCAGTAtccagaaaataataaaaattacctAGAACTTACCACCGAtctgaaaaaaagtttacaacACAGTCCCAATTGTGCGGCCTGGGGAGCTTCCCAATGTGGTTCGATAATTGCTTGTACAGCCATCTGTGAATTTGCTCTCGATGCGGAAAAGGACTCCATTATATCCGATAAACAAAGCAAATCCAGTGTTAATATACAATTGAGAAATCTAGAAAATATACGTGTCCGTTATTTGATTTTCTATGGTAAACGTTTTCCTAGAAGACATTTACCTAAACGCCGTTTTTTATCCTGGATTTTCCATCACAAATATTCATTATCCTTGATTTCGTATATGTTATTTCTATTGTCAATTGGTTTTGCTAATAGCGATAGTGGTGAATCGTTTAAGTTGTATGTTTGTCAGAAAATTGATTCGATTTTGGATTTCTGTCGTAGAGCGATTGCCAGAGATCCCATACAATCAGCATAG